A region of Pseudomonas marginalis DNA encodes the following proteins:
- the tssG gene encoding type VI secretion system baseplate subunit TssG, whose product MESQARASSDPVSTLDAMHQEPWEYDFFQALRRIECESPELPRLGHSLRLADDPLRLGQQADCTFAPATLASVDPGGDGKPARLEQFFFGLGGPNGPLPLHITEYVRERQRNNADSTSKQFLDVFHHRLLSLFYRAWAEARPTVSHDRPDDDYWSARLAALSGRGMPSLLNQGLIPDTAKLHYSGHLSAQTRYPDGLKAILGEYFGLPVEIEEYVGQWLELPERSRVGVSANQLGVDFCLGSHVWDRQHKFRIRLGPLKLDDYMGMLPGSQPFNELVAWVAEYLGHELDWDLNLILQQPEVPALQLNGQFRLGFNTWLGCPAVDANDLILARHYADQATTSRNPEHG is encoded by the coding sequence ATGGAAAGCCAAGCCCGGGCGTCGTCCGACCCTGTGAGTACGTTGGATGCGATGCATCAGGAGCCCTGGGAATACGATTTCTTCCAGGCGTTGCGGCGTATCGAGTGCGAATCGCCCGAGCTGCCGCGCCTGGGCCATTCCCTGCGCCTGGCGGATGACCCGTTGCGCCTGGGGCAACAGGCCGACTGCACCTTCGCCCCGGCCACCCTGGCCTCGGTCGATCCCGGCGGCGACGGCAAACCGGCACGGCTGGAACAGTTCTTCTTCGGCCTGGGTGGCCCCAACGGCCCGTTGCCGCTGCATATCACCGAGTACGTACGCGAGCGTCAGCGCAACAACGCCGACAGCACCAGCAAGCAGTTCCTGGACGTCTTCCACCACCGCCTGCTGAGCCTGTTTTACCGAGCCTGGGCCGAGGCGCGGCCGACGGTCAGCCACGACCGCCCGGACGATGACTACTGGTCCGCACGCCTCGCGGCCTTGAGTGGCCGGGGCATGCCGAGCCTGCTTAACCAGGGATTGATCCCCGACACGGCGAAGCTGCACTACAGCGGCCACCTGTCGGCACAAACCCGCTACCCGGACGGTTTGAAGGCGATCCTCGGCGAGTATTTCGGCCTGCCGGTGGAGATCGAAGAATACGTCGGCCAATGGCTGGAACTGCCCGAGCGCAGCCGCGTAGGCGTGAGCGCCAACCAGCTGGGGGTGGACTTCTGCCTGGGCAGCCACGTGTGGGACCGCCAGCATAAATTCCGCATCCGCCTGGGCCCGCTCAAGTTGGACGACTACATGGGCATGCTGCCCGGCAGCCAGCCGTTCAACGAGCTGGTGGCGTGGGTGGCCGAGTACCTGGGCCATGAATTGGACTGGGACTTGAACCTGATTCTGCAACAACCCGAAGTACCGGCGCTGCAACTCAATGGCCAGTTCCGCCTGGGCTTCAACACCTGGCTCGGCTGCCCTGCGGTTGATGCCAACGACCTAATCCTGGCCCGGCATTACGCCGATCAAGCCACCACCTCAAGGAATCCAGAGCATGGGTGA
- the tssH gene encoding type VI secretion system ATPase TssH, producing MGEISRAALFGKLNSVAYKAIEAATVFCKLRGNPYVELAHWFHQLLQLQDSDLHRIIRQFNLEPARLARDLTEALDRLPRGSTSITDLSSHVEEAVERGWVYGSLMFGESQVRTGYLVLGILKTPSLRHALLGLSSEFDKIKAEALSERFDEYVGDSPENALTASDGFNAGAVPGEASGAMAPSAMGKQEALKRFTVDLTEQARSGKLDPIVGRDEEIRQLVDILMRRRQNNPILTGEAGVGKTAVVEGFALRIVAGDVPPALKDVELRSLDVGLLQAGASMKGEFEQRLRQVIEDVQASPKPIILFIDEAHTLVGAGGAAGTGDAANLLKPALARGTLRTVAATTWAEYKKHIEKDPALTRRFQVVQVAEPSEDKALLMMRGVASTMEKHHQVQILDEALEASVKLSHRYIPARQLPDKSVSLLDTACARVAISLHAVPAEVDDSRRRIEALETELQIIAREHAIGIAIGARQSNSEALLSAERERLATLESRWAEEKTLVDELLATRATLREKAGVVDSGNDELRAQLVDLQQRLTALQGETPLILPTVDYQAVASVVADWTGIPVGRMARNELETVLNLDQHLKKRIIGQDHALQMIAKRIQTSRAGLDNPSKPIGVFMLAGTSGVGKTETALALAEAMYGGEQNVITINMSEFQEAHTVSTLKGAPPGYIGYGEGGVLTEAVRRKPYSVVLLDEVEKAHPDVHEIFFQVFDKGVMEDGEGRVIDFKNTLILLTTNAGTELISQVCKDPANIPEPEEIAKALRQPLLEIFPPALLGRLVTIPYYPLSDEMLKAITRLQLNRIKKRVETTHKVAFDYDDAVVDLIVSRCTETESGGRMIDTILTNSLLPDMSREFLTRMLEGKALAGVRISSRDNELHYDFSDAE from the coding sequence ATGGGTGAAATCAGTCGCGCCGCACTGTTCGGCAAACTCAACAGCGTGGCCTACAAGGCCATCGAAGCCGCCACCGTGTTCTGCAAGCTGCGGGGCAACCCGTACGTGGAACTGGCCCACTGGTTCCACCAGTTGCTGCAACTGCAGGACTCGGACCTGCACCGCATCATCCGCCAGTTCAACCTCGAGCCGGCGCGCCTGGCCCGTGACCTCACCGAAGCCCTGGACCGCCTGCCGCGTGGCTCGACGTCGATCACCGACTTGTCGTCCCACGTGGAAGAGGCGGTGGAACGCGGCTGGGTGTACGGCAGCCTGATGTTCGGCGAAAGCCAGGTGCGCACCGGCTACCTGGTGCTGGGCATCCTCAAGACGCCAAGCCTGCGCCATGCGCTGCTGGGCTTGTCCTCGGAGTTCGACAAGATCAAGGCCGAAGCCCTGAGCGAGCGTTTTGACGAATACGTCGGTGATTCGCCGGAAAACGCCCTGACTGCCAGCGACGGTTTCAATGCCGGCGCCGTGCCGGGCGAGGCCAGCGGCGCCATGGCACCGAGTGCGATGGGCAAGCAGGAGGCGCTCAAGCGCTTCACCGTTGACCTCACCGAACAAGCGCGCAGCGGCAAGCTCGATCCGATCGTGGGCCGTGACGAAGAGATCCGCCAACTGGTGGACATCCTCATGCGCCGCCGCCAGAACAACCCGATCCTCACCGGTGAGGCCGGTGTGGGCAAGACCGCTGTGGTCGAAGGTTTTGCCCTGCGCATCGTCGCCGGTGACGTGCCGCCCGCCTTGAAAGACGTGGAACTGCGCAGCCTCGACGTCGGCCTGCTGCAAGCCGGCGCGAGCATGAAAGGCGAGTTCGAACAGCGTCTGCGCCAGGTCATCGAAGACGTCCAGGCCTCGCCCAAACCGATCATTCTGTTTATCGACGAAGCCCACACCCTGGTAGGTGCCGGTGGCGCCGCCGGGACCGGTGATGCGGCCAACCTGCTCAAACCCGCCCTGGCCCGTGGCACCCTGCGCACCGTGGCCGCGACTACCTGGGCCGAGTACAAAAAACACATCGAGAAAGACCCGGCCCTGACCCGCCGCTTCCAGGTGGTACAAGTGGCCGAGCCATCGGAAGACAAGGCGCTGCTGATGATGCGGGGCGTGGCCTCGACCATGGAGAAACACCACCAGGTGCAGATCCTCGACGAAGCCCTGGAAGCCTCGGTGAAGCTGTCCCATCGCTATATCCCGGCGCGCCAGTTGCCGGACAAATCCGTGAGCCTGCTGGACACCGCCTGCGCCCGCGTCGCCATCAGCCTGCACGCGGTGCCGGCCGAAGTGGACGACAGTCGCCGCCGCATCGAAGCCCTGGAAACCGAGCTGCAAATCATCGCCCGCGAGCATGCCATCGGCATTGCCATTGGTGCGCGCCAGAGCAACAGCGAAGCCCTGTTAAGCGCCGAGCGTGAGCGCCTGGCGACCCTGGAAAGCCGCTGGGCCGAAGAGAAAACCCTGGTGGATGAGCTGCTCGCCACCCGTGCAACCCTGCGCGAAAAGGCCGGCGTCGTGGACAGCGGCAACGATGAATTGCGTGCGCAACTGGTCGACCTGCAACAGCGCCTCACCGCGCTGCAAGGCGAAACCCCGTTGATCCTGCCGACCGTAGATTACCAGGCCGTGGCCTCGGTGGTCGCCGACTGGACCGGTATCCCGGTGGGCCGCATGGCCCGCAACGAACTGGAAACCGTGCTCAACCTCGACCAGCACCTGAAAAAACGCATCATCGGCCAGGACCACGCCCTGCAGATGATCGCCAAGCGCATCCAGACCTCCCGCGCCGGCCTCGACAACCCGAGCAAGCCGATTGGCGTGTTCATGCTGGCCGGCACCTCCGGCGTGGGCAAGACCGAAACCGCCCTGGCCCTGGCCGAAGCCATGTATGGCGGTGAGCAGAATGTAATCACCATCAACATGAGCGAGTTCCAGGAAGCCCACACGGTGTCGACCCTCAAGGGCGCGCCTCCGGGCTATATCGGCTACGGCGAAGGCGGCGTGCTGACCGAAGCGGTGCGGCGCAAGCCCTACAGCGTGGTGCTGCTGGACGAGGTGGAAAAAGCCCACCCGGACGTGCATGAGATCTTCTTCCAGGTGTTCGACAAGGGCGTGATGGAAGACGGCGAAGGCCGGGTGATCGACTTCAAGAACACCCTGATCCTGCTGACCACCAACGCCGGTACCGAGCTGATTTCCCAGGTCTGCAAGGACCCGGCGAACATCCCCGAACCGGAAGAAATCGCCAAGGCCCTGCGCCAGCCGCTGCTGGAGATCTTCCCGCCCGCCTTGCTCGGCCGCCTGGTGACGATCCCGTACTACCCGCTGAGCGACGAGATGCTCAAGGCGATCACACGCCTGCAACTCAACCGCATCAAGAAGCGCGTGGAGACGACCCACAAGGTCGCCTTCGACTACGACGACGCGGTGGTCGACCTGATCGTCTCGCGCTGCACCGAGACCGAAAGCGGCGGGCGCATGATCGACACCATCCTCACCAACAGCCTGCTGCCGGACATGAGCCGTGAATTCCTCACGCGCATGCTCGAAGGCAAGGCATTGGCGGGTGTGCGCATCAGCAGCCGGGATAACGAGCTGCATTACGACTTCAGCGACGCCGAATAA
- a CDS encoding type VI secretion system Vgr family protein, producing the protein MLFNQASRLAKITSPLGPDVLLLNEMGGGEELGRLFNYELQLTSLDANIDLNQLLGKPMSVGVQLADGGERHFHGIVARCSQNIDQGQFASYQVTLRPWFWLLTRTSDCRIFQNLSIPQIIKQVFRDLGFSDFEDALSRPYREWEYCVQYRETSFDFVSRLMEQEGIYYFFRHEQDRHVLVLADAYGAHTTVPGYASIPYYPKDEQQRERDHMHNWHLAQEVQPGSLELNDYDFQRPSASIDVRSAMPRPHTAGDYPLYDYPGTYVQSADGEHYARTRIEALQTLHEQVEFAGNARGLGSGHLFSLTGFSRQDQNREYLIVGCRYYIVQESLESGGGSGSAQFESSLTCIDAQQSFRPLATTHRPIVKGPQTALVVGPKGEEIWTDQYGRVKVHFYWDRHDQSNENSSCWIRVSQSWAGKNWGSMQIPRIGQEVIVSFLEGDPDRPIITGRVYNAEQTVPYDLPENATQSGMKSRSSKGGTPANFNEIRMEDKKGLEQLYIHAERNQDIVVEVDESHSVGHDRNKSIGHNETVTIGNNRLRIVKQEDILSVGQRKTDSISQSYVIEVGENLRLVCGESILELNASGQINLTGVQISFYASGDAEFNTGGVLHLNNGGGPGATPDGQGQKGAIDANIKAAFPAPKSS; encoded by the coding sequence ATGCTATTCAACCAAGCCTCACGCCTGGCCAAGATCACCAGCCCTCTCGGGCCGGATGTGCTGCTGCTCAATGAAATGGGCGGCGGCGAAGAGCTGGGCCGCCTGTTCAACTATGAACTGCAACTGACGTCCCTGGACGCCAACATCGACCTCAACCAGTTGCTCGGCAAGCCCATGAGCGTGGGCGTGCAACTGGCGGACGGCGGCGAGCGGCACTTCCACGGCATCGTCGCGCGCTGCAGCCAGAACATAGACCAGGGCCAGTTCGCCAGTTACCAGGTGACGCTGCGCCCGTGGTTCTGGCTGCTGACGCGCACCTCGGACTGCCGGATTTTCCAGAACCTGAGCATCCCGCAGATCATCAAGCAGGTGTTCCGCGACCTGGGGTTTTCCGACTTCGAAGACGCCCTGAGCCGGCCGTACCGCGAGTGGGAATACTGCGTGCAGTACCGCGAGACCAGCTTCGATTTCGTCAGCCGCCTGATGGAACAGGAAGGCATCTACTACTTCTTCCGCCACGAGCAGGACCGCCATGTGCTGGTGCTGGCCGACGCCTATGGCGCCCACACCACGGTGCCGGGCTATGCGTCGATCCCGTATTACCCCAAGGACGAGCAGCAGCGCGAACGCGACCACATGCACAACTGGCACCTGGCGCAGGAGGTTCAGCCGGGCTCGCTGGAGCTCAACGACTACGACTTCCAACGCCCCAGCGCCAGCATCGACGTGCGCTCGGCCATGCCGCGCCCGCATACCGCCGGCGACTACCCGCTGTACGACTACCCCGGCACCTACGTGCAAAGCGCCGACGGCGAACACTACGCGCGCACCCGCATCGAAGCCCTGCAAACCCTGCATGAACAGGTCGAGTTCGCCGGCAATGCCCGTGGCCTGGGTTCCGGCCACCTGTTCAGCCTCACCGGCTTCAGCCGCCAGGACCAGAACCGCGAATACCTGATCGTCGGCTGCCGCTACTACATCGTCCAGGAAAGCCTGGAAAGCGGCGGCGGTTCGGGTTCGGCGCAGTTCGAAAGCAGCCTGACCTGCATCGACGCCCAGCAAAGCTTCCGCCCGCTGGCCACCACCCACCGCCCCATCGTCAAAGGCCCGCAGACGGCATTGGTGGTTGGCCCCAAAGGCGAGGAAATCTGGACCGACCAGTACGGCCGCGTGAAGGTGCACTTCTACTGGGACCGCCACGACCAATCCAACGAAAACAGCTCGTGCTGGATCCGCGTGTCGCAGTCCTGGGCCGGCAAGAACTGGGGCTCGATGCAGATTCCACGGATCGGCCAGGAAGTGATTGTCAGCTTTCTCGAAGGTGATCCGGACCGCCCGATCATCACCGGGCGGGTATACAACGCCGAGCAGACCGTGCCCTACGACCTGCCGGAGAACGCGACCCAGAGCGGCATGAAGAGTCGCTCGAGCAAGGGCGGCACGCCGGCCAATTTCAATGAAATCCGCATGGAGGACAAGAAGGGGTTGGAGCAGTTGTATATCCATGCAGAGCGTAACCAGGACATTGTTGTCGAGGTGGACGAGAGTCATTCCGTCGGGCACGACCGCAATAAAAGTATCGGCCATAACGAGACGGTGACCATCGGCAACAACCGCCTGCGCATCGTCAAGCAGGAAGACATCCTCTCGGTGGGCCAGAGAAAGACCGACAGCATCAGCCAGAGCTACGTCATCGAAGTGGGCGAAAACCTGCGCCTGGTCTGCGGTGAAAGCATCCTGGAGCTCAACGCCAGTGGGCAGATCAACCTGACCGGCGTGCAAATCAGCTTCTACGCCAGCGGCGATGCCGAGTTCAATACCGGCGGCGTGCTGCACCTGAACAACGGCGGCGGCCCTGGCGCCACGCCCGACGGCCAGGGCCAGAAAGGCGCCATCGACGCCAATATCAAAGCCGCCTTCCCCGCGCCTAAAAGCTCCTGA
- a CDS encoding DcrB-related protein, translating to MTYRINEFQFQLPASELQDATINILKFPELGTSLIVSRSLLADGETLHSNFNDQLQRLEKQVQDLRYQPGVDVRLGAAQEVEGIELRSQFNKGNDKVFQYQLALVIPGTRKMLALSYVKADTLGDAEAAHWALIKNSLSFDAIS from the coding sequence ATGACGTACCGAATCAACGAATTCCAGTTTCAATTGCCCGCCAGTGAGTTGCAGGACGCGACGATCAATATCCTCAAGTTCCCGGAGTTGGGCACATCCCTGATCGTCAGCCGCAGCCTGTTGGCCGACGGCGAAACCCTGCACAGCAACTTCAACGACCAACTCCAGCGCCTGGAAAAACAAGTGCAGGATTTGCGCTATCAACCGGGTGTGGACGTGCGTTTGGGCGCCGCGCAGGAGGTGGAAGGCATCGAGCTGCGCAGCCAATTCAACAAGGGCAATGACAAGGTGTTCCAGTACCAGCTGGCCTTGGTGATACCGGGCACGCGCAAGATGCTCGCGTTGAGTTATGTGAAGGCGGACACGCTGGGGGATGCCGAGGCGGCGCACTGGGCCTTGATCAAAAACTCGCTGTCGTTCGACGCTATTTCCTGA